A window from Leptothermofonsia sichuanensis E412 encodes these proteins:
- a CDS encoding cupin domain-containing protein: MNTFERLLSPYPVEQFLTQNWTRQAIHIPAEDRQKFQSLFSWKTLNHLLNFHRISYPALRFSQDGKSLPAADRQEWRDRLQQGATLIIDRIHELVPEVASLAASLHHEIGHRTQVNLYCSPAEQQGFDCHYDTHDVLILQIDGEKEWFIFGATVPYPVADIRSDDQLPPDEPAYLTGVLKPGDVLYIPRGHWHYAISCDRPSLHLTLGIDCQTGLDWLDWVVGELHHQPEWRKSLPLVRNGNSQALQQQLLNLSNHLSQYLLQSELTQKNIEELAIREQTVAPFSLPFQLGFDIFEHGLESRFSRSVEQPIQIDVLDNEQYQITIGSKQIILKNVPLELIENMFNRDRFSILEMADWAPDLDLEADVLPLLTQLVTTGVLFVEDS, from the coding sequence ATGAACACGTTTGAACGACTTCTTTCACCCTACCCGGTCGAGCAGTTTTTGACGCAAAACTGGACGCGGCAGGCAATCCATATTCCAGCCGAAGATCGGCAAAAGTTTCAATCCCTCTTTTCCTGGAAAACGCTGAATCATTTACTCAATTTCCATCGAATTTCCTATCCTGCCCTCCGCTTTTCCCAGGATGGGAAGTCGTTACCTGCGGCTGATCGCCAGGAATGGCGCGATCGCCTGCAACAGGGCGCCACGCTGATCATTGACCGTATCCATGAACTGGTTCCAGAGGTGGCTTCCCTGGCAGCTTCCCTGCACCATGAAATTGGACACCGTACCCAGGTCAATCTGTATTGTTCACCAGCAGAGCAACAGGGATTTGATTGTCACTATGACACTCATGATGTGCTGATTTTGCAGATTGATGGTGAGAAAGAATGGTTTATCTTTGGTGCAACAGTACCCTATCCCGTAGCGGATATTCGATCTGATGACCAGTTGCCGCCGGATGAGCCAGCCTACCTGACAGGCGTTCTGAAGCCGGGAGATGTGCTTTATATCCCCCGCGGACACTGGCATTATGCCATTTCCTGCGATCGCCCATCCTTACATTTAACCCTGGGCATTGACTGCCAGACCGGACTGGATTGGTTGGATTGGGTGGTTGGTGAATTGCACCACCAGCCGGAATGGCGAAAAAGCTTGCCGTTAGTGAGAAATGGTAATTCACAGGCATTGCAACAACAATTATTGAATTTAAGCAATCATCTAAGTCAATATCTACTACAATCGGAGTTAACTCAAAAGAATATCGAAGAATTAGCCATTAGAGAGCAAACAGTTGCACCTTTTTCCCTACCCTTTCAGCTCGGTTTTGACATTTTTGAGCATGGGCTGGAATCTCGTTTCAGTCGTTCCGTTGAGCAACCAATACAAATTGATGTATTGGATAATGAGCAATATCAAATCACAATCGGTTCTAAACAAATAATCCTCAAAAATGTTCCTCTGGAACTGATTGAGAATATGTTTAATCGCGATCGCTTCAGCATTTTGGAAATGGCAGACTGGGCACCGGATCTGGATCTAGAAGCAGATGTTCTGCCCTTATTAACTCAACTCGTCACCACTGGCGTACTCTTTGTTGAAGATAGCTGA
- a CDS encoding lipopolysaccharide biosynthesis protein encodes MASGTIQVFLAESLLLPTGLLTAAFLTRQLGPDGYGLLMLTTTLVSWIGWSITSAFTRTTIKFVGETEDWQTVATTVLQLHLLLGMVAVAVIWAIAHPIAHALGEPAMANYLRLFILEVPIFCLTYAHRSVLVGLGRFSQRAVATAIRWIARALLMVALVAAGLSLWGAILGSLSAALVELLVCRSFVHPPLMSRSRFPMQQLWGYAVPLFLLAISLRLYDKLDLLMLKLLGGTAAEAGFYGTAQNLSLIPSLFTLSFVPLLLATLTRTISAGGLTKAKQLSRDAMRLVLMLLPFAGLGAGAASDIIQLMFSPVFLPAAPLFAVLIFAAIAMAMIAVTTCILTAASKPNWTIALTGPMIPVAIAAHLWMIPRFGPLGATLVTTTVASSGALATILAVYYLWKILPPLSSLGRSLLLAGLAYGVASLWVTPGWLLGLKLLLVGLLIPSGFLVLGEFSDRELERIQATARSAYGYFSRNHRPSQRP; translated from the coding sequence ATGGCATCTGGAACGATTCAGGTGTTTCTGGCGGAGTCACTCCTGCTGCCAACGGGACTGTTGACGGCTGCATTTTTGACGCGGCAACTGGGACCAGATGGCTATGGCTTGCTGATGCTGACAACCACCCTCGTTTCCTGGATTGGTTGGAGTATTACCTCTGCTTTCACCCGCACAACGATTAAGTTTGTCGGAGAAACAGAGGACTGGCAGACCGTTGCCACAACGGTTCTCCAGTTACATCTACTGCTGGGCATGGTTGCTGTGGCAGTCATCTGGGCGATCGCCCATCCCATCGCCCATGCCCTGGGTGAACCAGCGATGGCAAACTATCTGCGGCTCTTTATCCTGGAGGTGCCCATCTTCTGCCTCACCTATGCCCATCGCAGTGTATTGGTGGGGCTGGGCAGGTTTTCCCAGCGAGCAGTTGCTACCGCCATCCGCTGGATTGCCCGCGCCCTGTTAATGGTTGCCCTGGTTGCCGCTGGACTGTCACTCTGGGGGGCAATTCTTGGCAGTCTGAGTGCTGCCCTGGTTGAACTCCTGGTCTGCCGGTCGTTCGTCCATCCCCCCCTGATGAGTCGCTCCCGGTTCCCGATGCAGCAACTCTGGGGCTATGCGGTGCCCCTGTTTTTACTGGCGATCAGTCTGCGACTGTATGACAAGCTTGACCTGTTGATGCTGAAGCTGTTGGGCGGAACCGCCGCAGAGGCAGGATTTTATGGCACAGCACAAAATTTGTCGTTGATCCCCAGTCTGTTTACCCTATCGTTTGTGCCGTTGCTGCTGGCAACATTGACTCGCACAATCAGTGCCGGGGGGCTGACAAAAGCTAAACAACTCAGTCGAGACGCCATGCGGCTGGTATTGATGCTGTTGCCCTTTGCCGGGTTGGGGGCGGGGGCCGCCTCAGACATTATTCAACTGATGTTTAGCCCCGTCTTTTTACCCGCTGCCCCGCTGTTTGCGGTTCTAATATTTGCCGCGATCGCCATGGCAATGATTGCCGTCACCACCTGCATTCTGACCGCCGCCAGTAAACCCAACTGGACGATCGCTCTGACGGGCCCCATGATCCCTGTGGCAATCGCGGCTCATCTATGGATGATTCCCCGTTTCGGCCCCCTGGGAGCCACCCTGGTCACAACCACGGTTGCCAGTTCAGGTGCCCTGGCAACCATTCTGGCCGTCTACTATCTCTGGAAGATTCTGCCACCGCTTTCTTCTCTGGGACGCAGTCTGCTACTGGCAGGGCTGGCTTATGGCGTTGCCAGCCTGTGGGTAACTCCCGGCTGGTTACTTGGGCTGAAACTTTTGCTTGTCGGTTTACTGATTCCGTCCGGGTTTTTAGTCCTGGGTGAATTTAGCGATCGCGAACTGGAGCGAATTCAAGCCACGGCTCGTTCAGCTTACGGATATTTTTCCAGAAACCACCGCCCCAGCCAACGCCCATGA
- a CDS encoding class I fructose-bisphosphate aldolase, whose protein sequence is MTATLTAPQSIESWLGDEADYLLNYTAKVSKDLIHLPGPDFVDRVFVQTDRNPQVLRNLQQLYSHGRLANTGYLSILPVDQGIEHSAAASFAPNPIYFDGENIIKLAIEGGCNAVATTLGVLGSVSRKYAHKIPFIVKLNHNELLTFPNQFDQVLFGSVEQAWNLGAIAVGATIYFGSPESTRQIQEVSHAFERAHELGMVTILWCYLRNSAFKQDKDYHLAADLTGQANHLGVTIEADIIKQKLPEVNNGYGAIAQATGESYGKTDKRVYSDLTSDHPIDLTRYQVLNCYCGRAGLINSGGASGKNDFAEAVRTAVINKRAGGCGLISGRKTFQRPFEEGVKLFHAIQDVYLSPDVTIA, encoded by the coding sequence ATGACCGCTACACTCACGGCTCCTCAATCGATTGAATCCTGGCTGGGTGATGAGGCAGATTACCTGCTGAACTACACAGCCAAGGTGTCCAAAGACCTGATTCATTTGCCGGGTCCTGATTTTGTTGATCGCGTTTTTGTCCAGACCGATCGCAATCCCCAGGTTTTGCGCAATCTTCAGCAACTATATTCCCACGGACGATTGGCAAACACCGGCTATCTTTCAATTCTGCCCGTGGATCAGGGAATTGAACATTCAGCCGCCGCATCCTTTGCTCCCAATCCTATTTATTTTGACGGCGAAAATATTATTAAACTGGCGATAGAAGGGGGCTGTAATGCGGTTGCCACTACCTTAGGTGTCCTGGGCAGTGTCTCCCGCAAATATGCTCACAAAATTCCCTTCATCGTTAAGCTCAACCACAACGAATTGCTCACATTTCCAAATCAGTTTGACCAGGTTTTGTTTGGTTCTGTTGAACAGGCATGGAATCTGGGTGCGATTGCTGTAGGTGCCACGATTTATTTCGGTTCACCCGAATCAACCCGGCAGATCCAGGAAGTTAGCCATGCCTTTGAACGTGCCCACGAACTGGGGATGGTGACAATTCTCTGGTGTTATCTGCGAAATAGTGCATTCAAGCAGGATAAGGACTATCACCTGGCAGCCGATTTAACGGGACAGGCAAATCACCTGGGAGTGACGATTGAAGCCGATATCATTAAACAGAAGTTGCCGGAAGTGAATAACGGCTATGGCGCGATCGCCCAGGCAACCGGAGAAAGCTATGGCAAAACGGATAAGCGGGTCTACAGTGATTTGACCAGTGATCATCCCATTGACTTAACCCGATACCAGGTATTGAACTGCTACTGTGGCCGGGCAGGTTTGATTAACTCTGGGGGAGCTTCCGGCAAAAACGACTTTGCTGAAGCGGTGCGCACTGCCGTGATTAACAAACGGGCCGGAGGTTGCGGCTTAATTTCGGGTCGCAAAACCTTTCAGCGTCCGTTTGAGGAAGGTGTAAAGCTATTCCATGCCATTCAGGATGTGTATTTGTCCCCGGATGTAACGATCGCATAA
- a CDS encoding aromatic ring-hydroxylating dioxygenase subunit alpha — MTIDCAITTVKRALPVTVPDSTAIFDWRHCWYPIAFVQDLPPHRPHLFSLYGESLVLFRDDRAKLACLVDQCAHRAAKLSDGQMVNGQLECAYHGWQFDGQGRCVHIPQLPAGTAIPRNACVRSLVVQERQGIVWVWAGEAESADEQQIPALAVLDQPGWVCSDFMIDLPYDQTYLIENLIDPAHADISHNGTQGHRDHAQPLEMEIIRTSPSGIQGRWRYTRQRNEPWHCLEFTAPNLVSYTFNLEKPGWLVGLTFHSLPLDQGRCRVLVRGYHNVWLWKWATRLSWLTHLKMNKTFEQDLSLIMGQQEQVAHAGNHLKNLYLPLKTSDLFAIEYRKWLDQFGVALPYYQGYSTEKLVSESPSNPDRQLGDRFSRHTRLCHSCQQARHTLGWLRQSLIGIAILLIIWAIAIAPDSHQTFRIAFASLLAAVLAALSHHLKTRFEQ, encoded by the coding sequence ATGACGATTGATTGCGCGATTACCACGGTCAAGCGGGCGCTGCCAGTGACGGTTCCTGACTCGACGGCAATTTTTGATTGGCGACACTGCTGGTATCCTATCGCCTTTGTGCAGGATTTACCACCGCACCGGCCTCACCTTTTTTCACTCTATGGGGAATCCCTGGTTTTGTTCAGGGATGACCGGGCAAAGCTGGCATGTCTGGTAGACCAGTGCGCTCACCGGGCGGCTAAACTTTCCGATGGACAGATGGTCAATGGTCAGCTTGAATGTGCTTACCACGGCTGGCAATTTGACGGACAGGGCAGGTGTGTTCATATTCCCCAACTGCCAGCAGGGACAGCCATTCCACGGAATGCCTGTGTGCGATCGCTCGTGGTCCAGGAACGGCAGGGGATTGTCTGGGTCTGGGCAGGTGAAGCAGAGTCCGCCGATGAGCAACAGATTCCAGCTCTGGCAGTGCTGGATCAACCGGGGTGGGTCTGTTCAGACTTTATGATTGACCTGCCCTATGATCAGACCTACCTGATTGAAAATCTGATTGATCCCGCCCATGCAGATATCAGCCACAACGGGACACAGGGCCATCGAGACCATGCCCAGCCCCTGGAAATGGAGATCATTCGGACTTCGCCGTCGGGAATTCAGGGACGGTGGCGATACACCCGTCAGCGGAATGAACCCTGGCATTGTCTTGAGTTTACGGCTCCGAACCTGGTGAGCTATACCTTTAATCTGGAAAAACCAGGCTGGCTGGTGGGTCTTACCTTTCATTCCCTGCCCCTGGATCAGGGGCGATGTCGCGTGTTGGTTCGGGGCTATCACAACGTCTGGCTATGGAAATGGGCAACCCGCCTGAGCTGGCTGACACACCTGAAGATGAATAAAACCTTTGAACAGGATTTATCGCTGATCATGGGCCAGCAAGAACAGGTGGCTCATGCTGGCAATCATCTAAAAAATCTCTACTTACCCCTCAAAACCTCGGATTTATTTGCCATTGAGTACCGCAAATGGCTGGATCAATTTGGGGTGGCCCTGCCTTACTATCAGGGTTACTCGACCGAAAAGCTGGTTTCCGAGTCTCCATCCAACCCCGATCGCCAGCTTGGCGATCGCTTTTCGCGCCATACCCGGCTCTGCCACTCCTGTCAGCAAGCCCGGCACACTCTGGGTTGGCTGAGGCAAAGCCTGATCGGGATTGCCATCTTGTTAATCATCTGGGCAATTGCGATCGCCCCGGATTCACACCAAACCTTCAGAATCGCCTTTGCTTCCCTCCTGGCAGCGGTTCTGGCAGCGTTAAGCCATCACCTTAAAACCAGATTTGAACAATGA
- a CDS encoding glycosyltransferase — translation MQSSFENSIEHTAHPNSRQADSLPPTLSIIVPVHNGGEPFRQCLHSLSTVASKVLEIIVVDDGGTDDSSKLAAQMGARVIRLPLSGGPARARNQGAQVARGDILLFIDADVTLTVDTIEQVVATFRDRPHLAALIGSYDDAPGSANFLSQYKNLFHHYTHQTGWEEASTFWGACGAIRREVFGAVGGFDESYRHPSVEDIELGYRLKRAGYSIQLCKQIQVKHLKRWEVGSLLRAEIFYRALPWTELLWRDRQFKNDLNLSHSSRLSLILTYALVICFMAGWWWVSAWWAGIGISLILLGLNWSVYRFFYQKRGLLFTLRVIPWHWLYFLYGGLAFVIGTIRYHLYH, via the coding sequence ATGCAGTCCTCTTTCGAAAACAGCATAGAGCATACAGCCCATCCAAACTCCAGGCAAGCTGATTCACTGCCACCAACCCTCTCCATCATTGTGCCAGTCCATAACGGTGGTGAGCCTTTTCGCCAGTGCTTGCATAGCCTGTCTACGGTAGCTTCTAAGGTATTGGAAATTATTGTGGTGGATGATGGGGGAACAGACGATTCGAGCAAGTTAGCAGCGCAGATGGGTGCCAGGGTGATTCGCCTGCCCCTGTCCGGTGGACCTGCCCGCGCCAGAAATCAGGGTGCCCAGGTTGCCAGAGGAGACATCCTGTTGTTCATTGATGCGGATGTTACCCTTACCGTTGATACCATTGAACAGGTGGTGGCGACATTTCGCGATCGCCCCCATCTGGCAGCCCTGATTGGCTCCTACGACGATGCCCCCGGTTCAGCCAATTTTTTATCCCAATACAAGAATTTATTTCACCACTATACCCATCAAACTGGCTGGGAAGAAGCGTCCACCTTCTGGGGAGCCTGTGGTGCCATTCGGCGTGAGGTTTTTGGGGCAGTGGGGGGGTTTGATGAAAGCTACCGACATCCTTCTGTAGAAGATATTGAACTTGGCTATCGGCTGAAACGGGCGGGGTACTCCATTCAACTCTGTAAGCAAATCCAGGTTAAGCACCTGAAGCGATGGGAGGTTGGTTCTCTGCTCCGGGCAGAAATCTTTTATCGTGCCCTGCCCTGGACAGAATTGCTGTGGCGCGATCGCCAGTTCAAAAATGATCTCAATCTCAGCCACTCCAGTCGCCTCAGCCTGATTTTGACCTATGCTCTTGTGATTTGCTTCATGGCAGGTTGGTGGTGGGTATCCGCCTGGTGGGCTGGCATTGGCATCAGCCTCATCCTGTTGGGGCTAAACTGGTCAGTGTACCGATTTTTCTATCAGAAGCGGGGATTGTTATTTACCCTGCGGGTGATTCCCTGGCACTGGCTATATTTCCTCTACGGCGGTTTGGCATTTGTGATTGGCACAATTCGCTATCACCTTTACCATTAA
- a CDS encoding tryptophanase: MKTVIEPFRIKMVEPIQFSNRSQREQRLQAAGLNLFRLKAEDVIIDLLTDSGTGAMSAEAWAALMRGDESYAGARSWYRFERAVQEIFGFPQVIPTHQGRAAERLFASVMVRSGLVVPNNTHFDTTRANIEAVGGRAVDLPCADARDLALEVPFKGDMDISALEHLIANVGADRIPVILLTVTNNSGGGQPVSMANIRAVSKLAHIHRIPFYIDACRFAENAYFIQQQEAGYDAMSVREIVQEMFNYADGCLMSAKKDAFANIGGFLCTRDEQLAEEWRRLLILTEGFPTYGGLAGRDLEAIAVGLQEVLDEDYLRYRIRSTQYVADQLHKIGIPTVRPAGGHAVYIDARRFLPHIEPLQYPGQSLAVELYLEAGIRSVEVGTVMFGRDAHTGIESPAKWDLLRLAIPRRVYTRSHMDYVIEAIAQIWQRRESICGLKIVSEPPYLRHFSARFDWIPVSG, translated from the coding sequence ATGAAAACCGTCATTGAACCTTTCCGCATCAAGATGGTGGAACCGATTCAGTTCAGCAATCGCTCCCAGCGCGAACAGCGATTACAGGCTGCCGGGCTGAATCTGTTTCGGCTCAAAGCGGAAGATGTAATTATCGACCTGCTGACCGACTCCGGTACAGGAGCCATGTCAGCCGAAGCTTGGGCAGCTTTAATGCGGGGGGATGAGTCCTATGCGGGAGCCAGAAGCTGGTACCGCTTTGAACGGGCGGTTCAGGAAATTTTTGGCTTTCCCCAGGTGATTCCCACCCATCAGGGGCGTGCTGCCGAGCGGCTGTTTGCCAGTGTAATGGTGCGATCGGGCCTGGTGGTGCCCAACAACACTCACTTTGATACCACCCGCGCCAACATCGAAGCGGTGGGTGGTCGAGCCGTTGATTTACCCTGTGCTGACGCACGGGACCTGGCCCTGGAAGTTCCCTTTAAGGGGGATATGGATATTTCTGCCCTGGAACACCTGATTGCCAATGTTGGAGCAGACCGGATTCCAGTCATCCTGCTCACGGTCACAAACAATTCTGGGGGTGGACAGCCCGTATCGATGGCAAACATTCGGGCTGTCAGTAAGCTGGCACACATTCACAGAATTCCCTTCTATATTGATGCCTGTCGTTTTGCCGAAAATGCCTACTTCATTCAACAACAGGAAGCTGGATATGATGCCATGTCAGTGCGGGAAATTGTCCAGGAAATGTTCAACTATGCTGATGGCTGTTTGATGTCTGCTAAAAAAGATGCCTTTGCCAATATTGGCGGCTTTTTGTGTACCCGAGATGAACAACTGGCAGAAGAGTGGCGGCGATTGTTAATTCTGACAGAAGGATTTCCCACCTATGGTGGACTGGCCGGGCGAGATCTGGAGGCGATCGCCGTAGGTCTACAGGAAGTCCTGGATGAGGACTACCTGCGTTACCGCATCCGTTCTACCCAATATGTGGCGGATCAACTGCACAAGATTGGCATTCCCACTGTGCGTCCCGCTGGGGGACATGCCGTTTACATTGATGCCCGCCGTTTTCTTCCCCACATCGAACCCTTGCAGTATCCGGGACAGTCCCTTGCGGTTGAACTGTACCTGGAGGCTGGAATTCGCAGTGTCGAGGTGGGTACCGTCATGTTTGGGCGAGATGCCCATACGGGAATAGAATCTCCAGCTAAGTGGGATTTATTGAGATTAGCCATTCCTCGTCGGGTCTATACCCGGTCCCACATGGATTATGTGATTGAGGCGATCGCCCAAATCTGGCAACGACGAGAATCCATTTGTGGACTCAAAATAGTCAGTGAACCGCCCTATCTCAGACACTTCAGTGCCCGGTTTGATTGGATTCCAGTTTCTGGTTAA
- a CDS encoding NAD(P)/FAD-dependent oxidoreductase has translation MEHCPVVVIGAGPAGLTAAYELMKRGTRSIVLEHGDKVGGISRTEVYKGYRFDIGGHRFFTKVDEVQQFWKEILGDDFIKVPRLSRIYYQGKFYNYPLSLLNTLSNLGIAPSVLILLSYLQVRLKARLNPGQEAETFEEWVTERFGERLYRMFFKTYTEKVWGIPCNKIRADWAAQRIQGMSLKSAVLNALFGSQNAKSLIKEFDYPRLGPGMMWERCQEKLEHHGTPVHLNATVTRIERCGMRIKGVTVQQGNSTFQLSADHVISTMPVTALLRCLDPLPPPEVLQAAQGLKYRDFLIVSLIVNREHLFPDNWIYIHNPEFKVGRIQNFKNWSSAMVPDPSKTCLGMEYFCSQGDPLWEMAESELIELASREAIALGLGVREGDVEDGVVIRQRKAYPVYDAEYRQHLQVIQDYLETFDNLQTVGRNGMHRYNNQDHSMLTAMLAVRNIFGEKHDLWAVNTERSYHEEFTVQKPAPSQLVETPVLHPSICVLPSEPSSTPIPKFLSQDASETMPVMSPSHRSEQLHQG, from the coding sequence GTGGAACATTGTCCCGTTGTGGTTATTGGTGCTGGTCCTGCAGGATTAACAGCCGCCTATGAATTGATGAAGCGAGGGACTCGCTCAATTGTTTTAGAACACGGGGATAAAGTCGGTGGCATTTCTCGTACAGAGGTGTATAAGGGCTATCGCTTCGACATTGGTGGGCATCGTTTTTTCACCAAAGTTGACGAAGTCCAACAGTTCTGGAAGGAGATTTTAGGAGACGACTTTATCAAAGTCCCTCGCCTGTCACGGATCTACTATCAGGGAAAGTTTTATAACTATCCCCTGTCGCTTCTGAATACCCTGTCCAATTTGGGTATTGCTCCCAGTGTTCTGATTTTGCTGAGCTACTTACAGGTGCGTTTGAAAGCAAGGTTGAATCCCGGGCAGGAGGCAGAAACCTTTGAGGAATGGGTGACCGAACGTTTTGGTGAGCGGCTCTATCGCATGTTCTTCAAAACTTATACAGAAAAAGTGTGGGGGATTCCATGTAACAAAATCCGGGCAGATTGGGCAGCCCAGCGAATTCAGGGGATGTCGCTGAAGAGTGCCGTGCTGAACGCGCTGTTTGGCAGCCAGAATGCGAAAAGCCTGATTAAGGAGTTTGACTATCCCCGGTTGGGACCTGGCATGATGTGGGAACGCTGCCAGGAAAAGCTGGAGCACCACGGGACGCCAGTTCATCTGAACGCGACGGTGACAAGAATTGAACGCTGTGGAATGCGGATTAAAGGGGTGACTGTGCAACAGGGCAATAGCACCTTCCAGTTAAGCGCCGACCATGTTATCTCCACAATGCCCGTAACCGCCTTGCTCCGTTGCCTGGATCCATTGCCGCCGCCGGAGGTTTTGCAGGCGGCGCAGGGGCTGAAGTATCGAGATTTCCTGATTGTGTCGCTGATTGTTAACCGGGAACACCTCTTTCCAGATAACTGGATCTATATCCACAACCCAGAATTCAAAGTGGGGCGAATTCAGAACTTCAAAAACTGGAGTTCAGCCATGGTGCCTGACCCCAGCAAGACCTGTTTGGGAATGGAATATTTTTGCAGTCAGGGCGATCCGCTCTGGGAGATGGCTGAATCTGAGTTGATTGAACTGGCAAGTCGGGAGGCGATCGCTCTCGGCTTAGGGGTGCGTGAGGGCGATGTGGAAGATGGTGTGGTCATTCGTCAGCGCAAAGCATATCCGGTTTATGACGCGGAATATCGTCAGCATCTTCAGGTGATTCAGGATTATCTGGAAACCTTTGATAATCTACAAACCGTTGGGCGGAACGGAATGCACCGTTACAACAACCAGGATCACTCGATGCTGACAGCTATGCTGGCGGTTCGTAATATCTTTGGTGAAAAGCATGACCTCTGGGCGGTCAATACAGAACGGTCCTACCACGAAGAGTTCACTGTCCAGAAACCGGCACCTTCCCAACTGGTAGAAACGCCAGTACTGCATCCGTCCATTTGTGTACTGCCATCCGAACCATCATCCACTCCCATTCCCAAGTTCCTGTCCCAGGATGCGAGCGAGACCATGCCAGTGATGTCGCCCTCCCATAGAAGTGAACAACTTCATCAGGGATAG
- a CDS encoding response regulator, with product MVDNTKLVLMVQPVGRQGLIWQAILRSQGISVIWESADVNIPSSITHLQSSGTGLPDLLLIDTRIQPINPYGICRWCRQHCPDVNVVLVNGAQESVTPVEQGWALCQGAADLLPRFRDDQMASSACERAKKILDLLGQPGLDSGALVNALIRTSKHYNPRKPVENSIAMAARRETATVSDCLVPPIP from the coding sequence ATGGTTGACAACACAAAATTAGTTTTAATGGTGCAACCCGTAGGTCGTCAGGGTCTTATCTGGCAGGCTATTCTGCGATCACAGGGAATCTCTGTCATCTGGGAATCGGCAGATGTCAACATTCCCAGTAGCATTACTCACCTTCAGTCATCTGGAACTGGACTTCCTGATCTGTTGCTGATAGACACCCGCATACAGCCAATTAATCCCTATGGGATTTGCCGCTGGTGTCGTCAACATTGCCCTGACGTGAACGTCGTTTTGGTCAACGGAGCGCAGGAATCCGTGACCCCAGTTGAACAGGGATGGGCACTCTGCCAGGGAGCCGCTGATTTGTTGCCCCGCTTCCGGGATGACCAGATGGCGAGCAGTGCCTGTGAACGAGCAAAAAAGATTCTGGATTTGTTGGGGCAACCTGGTCTGGATAGCGGTGCTCTGGTCAACGCCTTAATTCGAACCAGTAAACACTACAATCCCAGGAAACCCGTAGAGAACTCCATTGCTATGGCTGCCAGGCGTGAAACCGCAACCGTTTCCGACTGTCTCGTTCCGCCTATCCCCTGA
- a CDS encoding glycosyltransferase produces the protein MTQPQPFVSIIIPVFNDAIGLKRCLAALEQQTYPKHLYEVIVVDNGSQAEQDVAGVVALHKHAILAHENQPGSYAARNRGIALAKGGVLAFTDADCIPAPDWVEQGVQTLVHNPDCGLVAGNIQISFQNQDQPTAIELYESLWYPLSQAEFIEKHHFGATANLFTFAHVMAKVGAFDSTLKSNGDREWGQRVYAAGYRPLYAETVCVTHPARHSLGQLYGRARRIMGGRYDLQQKSEPSFFKRNGIFAITLIKYSLAPIPMLGFNLFLDRRLKTFKQRLQISLIMGFVSYVYVWEMLRLKWGGISYRG, from the coding sequence ATGACTCAACCACAGCCTTTTGTTTCCATCATTATTCCCGTTTTTAATGATGCCATTGGGTTAAAGCGATGTCTGGCAGCCCTGGAGCAGCAGACCTATCCCAAACATTTATATGAGGTGATCGTGGTGGATAATGGCTCTCAGGCAGAGCAGGATGTGGCGGGGGTGGTCGCGCTCCATAAGCACGCTATTTTAGCCCATGAAAATCAACCCGGTTCCTATGCCGCTCGCAATCGAGGCATTGCTCTGGCAAAGGGCGGTGTTTTGGCGTTTACGGATGCGGACTGTATTCCCGCCCCTGATTGGGTTGAGCAGGGGGTTCAAACCCTGGTTCACAATCCTGACTGTGGGTTGGTGGCTGGTAATATTCAAATTTCCTTTCAAAATCAGGATCAGCCAACTGCGATCGAGCTGTATGAAAGCCTATGGTACCCGCTGTCCCAGGCAGAATTTATTGAAAAACACCATTTTGGTGCCACCGCAAACCTGTTCACCTTTGCCCATGTCATGGCAAAGGTAGGAGCCTTTGACAGCACGTTGAAATCGAATGGAGACCGGGAGTGGGGACAGCGTGTTTATGCAGCCGGATACCGACCGTTGTATGCAGAAACAGTATGCGTGACTCACCCGGCTCGTCACTCCCTAGGGCAGCTTTATGGGAGAGCCAGACGCATCATGGGAGGACGGTATGACTTGCAGCAAAAAAGTGAACCTTCTTTTTTCAAGCGAAATGGCATCTTTGCCATCACTTTAATCAAATACAGTCTTGCACCAATCCCAATGTTGGGATTCAATCTCTTTCTGGACAGACGTTTAAAGACGTTCAAACAAAGACTACAGATTTCGCTAATTATGGGGTTTGTTTCCTATGTTTATGTTTGGGAAATGCTCCGTCTTAAATGGGGAGGCATATCCTATCGGGGTTAG